A window of Neorhizobium galegae bv. orientalis str. HAMBI 540 genomic DNA:
AAAGCCACGAGAATCCGCCGAGAGCGGCACGGGATGTGCCGTTTCTCGTCGCGGGTTCTCAACGGTGGACCGAAGGATCAGAGCTTCCTTGCGGAAGGGGCCGTGCTTACCATATCCGGCCCTGCCTTTTTCGACGGAAGAGCTTTAACACAAGGCGGCTCGGGCGCTCAAGCCCTCAGAAGAGCCCCTCCACGAACCCATCCTCGTTCAGAAAGATGCGTTCCGCAGACGGCACGCGCGGCAGTCCGGGCATGGTCATGATTTCGCCGGTGATCGCGACGACAAAACCGGCGCCGGCCGAGAGCCGCACCTCGCGCACATGCACCACATGCCCCTCCGGCGCGCCGCGCAGGGCGGGGTCGGTCGAGAAGGAATACTGCGTCTTGGCGATGCAGATCGGCAGGTCGCCATAACCCTGCTCCTCCCAGGCCTTCAGCTGGTCGCGCACGCCCCGGTCGGTGGTGACTTCACCGGCGTGATAGATCTTCGAGGCGATGATCTCGATCTTTTCGAGGAGCGGCAGGTGATCGGGATAGAGCGGCTGGAATTTTGCCTGGCCGCCCTCGGCAAGCTCGACCACCTTGTTGGCAAGCTCCTCGATGCCCGCGGAACCCTCAGCCCAGTGCCGGCAGAGGATGGCATCTGCGCCGTGCCGCGCCACGTAATCCTTGACGGCGGCGATCTCATCCTCCGTATCCGAAGTGAAATGGTTGATGGCGACGACGACCGGCACGCCGAATTTCCGCACATTGGCGATGTGGCGGCCGAGATTGGCCGCGCCGCGCTTCAGCGCCTCGACATTCTCCCGGCCCAGACCCTCTTTTTTCACCCCGCCGTTCATCTTCAATGCCCGCACCGTGGCGACGATGACGGCCGCATCCGGCTTCAGCCCCGCCTTGCGGCACTTGATGTCGAAGAACTTTTCGGCACCGAGATCGGCCCCGAAACCTGCTTCCGTCACCACATAGTCGCCGAGCTTCAGCGCCGTGCGCGTGGCGATCACCGAATTGCAGCCATGGGCGATATTGGCAAACGGCCCGCCATGCACGAAGGCCGGATTGTTTTCCAGCGTCTGCACCAGGTTCGGCTGCATCGCGTCCTTCAGCAGCACCGTCATCGCCTTGTCGGCCTTGAGGTCGCGGGCAAACACCGGCGAGCGGTCGAACCGGTAACCAATGACGATGTCGCCGAGCCGCCTTTCGAGGTCCTTGAGGTCGGCCGCCAGGCACAGGATCGCCATCACCTCCGAGGCGACGGTGATGTCGAAACCGCTCTCGCGCGGAAAGCCGTTGGCGACGCCGCCGAGCGAGACGACCGTCTGGCGCAACGCCCGGTCGTTCATGTCCATCACCCGCCGCCAGCTGATCCGCCGCGTATCGATGTTCTCGGCATTGCCCCAGTAGATATGGTTGTCGATCATCGTCGACAGCAGGTTATGGGCGGACGTGATGGCGTGGAAATCGCCGGTGAAATGCAGGTTGATGTCTTCCATCGGAATGACCTGCGCATACCCGCCGCCGGCCGCCCCGCCCTTGACCCCGAAACAGGGGCCAAGCGACGGCTCGCGCACGCAGATGACGGCCCTCTTTCCGATCCGGTTCAGCCCGTCGCCGAGGCCCACGGTAGTGGTTGTCTTCCCCTCACCCGCCGGCGTCGGGTTGATGGCGGTCACGAGGATGAGCTTCCCGTCCTTCTTTCCCGAAAGCGACGCGATGAACTCCGCCCCAACCTTCGCCTTGTCGTGGCCATAGGGAGCAAGCGCCTCGACGGGAATCCCCAGCTTCGCGCCGATCTCCGCGATCGGCTTCTTTTTCGCGGCACGGGCGATTTCGATGTCGGATCTGACCTCTGCCATAGCTTCGCTCCCCGTTCATTGGACGAACCCAAATATGCCCGTTTGGTTATGATTAGCGGGGGAAAGGCAATGTGTGAATAGCGGCGGGGCGGCCAGCCACAACTTCTCCCGGACAAAGAAAAGGGCGGCGCGATTTCTCGCACCACCCTCCCCAGGCGCCCCCGCCGTTGGATTGGTTCAGAACCGCTGAGTCAGAGAGAGTTTGAACGACCGGCCAGGTTCGGAATAGAAGGCAACCGGCTGGTTGGTGCCGCTGGTGGTGTTGGGATTGATGCCGCGCACACCAACCGCGTTATAGTATCGCGTGTCGAAGATGTTGTAGACGCCAGCCTGAACCCGAAGCCCCTTGGCCTGTTCTGGCTCCCACCAGCCCGTCAGGTTGGCGATCCCGTAGCCGGGCGCCTCGAATGTGCTGCTCTGTCCGTCAGGACGCATACCGCTAGAGAAGATTCCGGTCAGCTCAGTGCCCCATGATTCCTGATTGTAACCAATACCGAGGATCGCCTTGAACGGCGCGACAG
This region includes:
- a CDS encoding formate--tetrahydrofolate ligase → MAEVRSDIEIARAAKKKPIAEIGAKLGIPVEALAPYGHDKAKVGAEFIASLSGKKDGKLILVTAINPTPAGEGKTTTTVGLGDGLNRIGKRAVICVREPSLGPCFGVKGGAAGGGYAQVIPMEDINLHFTGDFHAITSAHNLLSTMIDNHIYWGNAENIDTRRISWRRVMDMNDRALRQTVVSLGGVANGFPRESGFDITVASEVMAILCLAADLKDLERRLGDIVIGYRFDRSPVFARDLKADKAMTVLLKDAMQPNLVQTLENNPAFVHGGPFANIAHGCNSVIATRTALKLGDYVVTEAGFGADLGAEKFFDIKCRKAGLKPDAAVIVATVRALKMNGGVKKEGLGRENVEALKRGAANLGRHIANVRKFGVPVVVAINHFTSDTEDEIAAVKDYVARHGADAILCRHWAEGSAGIEELANKVVELAEGGQAKFQPLYPDHLPLLEKIEIIASKIYHAGEVTTDRGVRDQLKAWEEQGYGDLPICIAKTQYSFSTDPALRGAPEGHVVHVREVRLSAGAGFVVAITGEIMTMPGLPRVPSAERIFLNEDGFVEGLF